A window of the Cetobacterium sp. ZOR0034 genome harbors these coding sequences:
- the lon gene encoding endopeptidase La, producing the protein MSRLPFLPTREMVLFPGTASPLYVGRERSLLTMNFAMKTKNKLVLSLQKDSLEENPALPEGIHKIGVLANIVQSIPLPNKSIKVLIDVDKRVLIENIVEEDGILFADYSVISATEETSPELTALKRKVINLFEEYSTLTNQVSAELMVQLKGLRKAGKIFDSIAFNLEIEESLKVELLELLDVKDRGYKLVEILNNEIEIASIEQKVDQKVKEKINESQKSYFIREKINTLREELGKNGGDEETDELFDKVRNSPLPKEAKDKLEIELKKLGKMAPYSAEATVSRAYIESVLELPWGVLTTETLDLKIAHEVLEKDHYGLKDVKNRILDYLAVKKLNPDMKGTILCLAGPPGVGKTSLAKSVADALGRNFIRISLGGVRDEAEIRGHRRTYIGSMPGKIIKAIKNAGSVNPVILLDEIDKMSSDFKGDPASAMLEVLDPEQNKHFEDHYLDMPFDLSKVFFIATANDLRSIPGPLRDRMEIITLSSYTEFEKLHIANSYLIKQAQVENGLSNIKINITDKAVLKIIDEYTREAGVRNLKREISGLFRKVARDVIDKDAKSASITVKNLESYLGHPKFRPEKMKKAVSKVGVVNGLAWTAVGGMTLEVQGVQIPGKGSLSLTGTLGNVMKESAMVAFTYLKANFDKFNVEPTVLDKKDIHLHFPEGATPKDGPSAGTAITTTILSVLTGRKVKQTFAMTGEITITGEVLPVGGIKEKVIGAHRAGIKNIILPEDNKVDVEEIPEEVMKDIKIYFASTYDDVEKLALEK; encoded by the coding sequence ATGAGTAGATTACCTTTTTTACCTACTAGGGAAATGGTTCTTTTCCCAGGAACAGCATCTCCTCTTTATGTTGGAAGAGAAAGAAGCTTATTAACGATGAATTTTGCAATGAAAACAAAAAATAAACTAGTTTTAAGTTTACAAAAAGATTCTTTAGAAGAAAATCCAGCTCTTCCAGAAGGAATCCATAAAATTGGGGTTTTAGCTAATATCGTACAATCTATTCCCCTACCAAATAAAAGTATAAAAGTTCTTATAGATGTAGACAAAAGAGTACTTATTGAAAATATTGTTGAGGAAGATGGAATTCTTTTTGCTGATTACAGTGTTATATCTGCAACTGAAGAAACTTCTCCTGAGTTGACTGCTCTAAAAAGAAAAGTTATCAACCTTTTTGAAGAATACTCAACACTAACTAACCAAGTTAGTGCTGAATTGATGGTTCAACTAAAAGGACTTAGAAAAGCTGGAAAGATTTTTGATTCAATTGCATTTAATCTTGAAATTGAAGAATCTTTAAAAGTTGAACTTTTAGAACTTCTTGATGTTAAAGATAGAGGATACAAATTAGTTGAAATTTTAAACAATGAAATTGAAATTGCTTCTATTGAACAAAAAGTAGATCAAAAAGTTAAGGAAAAAATAAATGAAAGCCAAAAGAGCTACTTTATAAGAGAAAAAATAAATACTCTTAGAGAAGAGCTTGGTAAAAATGGTGGAGATGAAGAGACTGATGAACTTTTTGATAAAGTTAGAAACTCTCCTCTTCCAAAAGAAGCTAAAGATAAATTAGAAATAGAACTAAAAAAATTAGGTAAAATGGCTCCTTATTCTGCAGAAGCTACTGTTTCTAGAGCATATATTGAATCTGTTTTAGAACTTCCTTGGGGAGTTTTAACTACAGAAACTTTAGATCTGAAGATAGCTCACGAAGTTTTAGAAAAAGACCATTATGGACTTAAAGATGTAAAAAATAGAATTCTTGATTATCTAGCTGTAAAAAAACTAAATCCAGATATGAAAGGAACTATCCTTTGTTTAGCTGGACCTCCTGGAGTTGGAAAAACATCTTTAGCTAAATCTGTTGCTGATGCTTTGGGTAGAAACTTTATCAGAATATCTTTAGGTGGAGTTAGAGATGAAGCTGAAATAAGAGGACACAGAAGAACTTATATAGGTTCTATGCCTGGAAAGATAATTAAGGCTATCAAAAATGCTGGAAGTGTTAACCCTGTTATCCTTCTTGATGAAATCGATAAGATGTCAAGCGACTTCAAAGGAGATCCTGCTTCTGCTATGTTAGAAGTTCTAGACCCTGAGCAAAACAAGCATTTTGAAGATCACTATTTAGATATGCCATTTGACTTATCTAAAGTATTCTTTATTGCTACAGCAAATGATTTAAGAAGTATTCCTGGTCCTTTAAGAGACAGAATGGAAATAATAACTCTTTCTTCATATACTGAGTTTGAAAAGCTTCATATAGCAAATAGCTACCTTATTAAACAAGCTCAAGTTGAAAATGGTTTATCTAATATTAAAATCAATATCACAGATAAAGCTGTTTTAAAAATTATAGATGAATATACTAGAGAAGCTGGTGTCAGAAATCTGAAAAGAGAAATCTCTGGATTATTTAGAAAAGTTGCTAGAGATGTCATTGATAAAGATGCAAAATCTGCTAGTATCACTGTTAAAAATTTAGAATCTTATTTAGGTCATCCTAAATTTAGACCTGAAAAAATGAAAAAAGCTGTTTCTAAAGTTGGAGTTGTAAATGGTTTAGCTTGGACAGCCGTTGGTGGAATGACACTTGAAGTTCAAGGTGTACAAATCCCAGGAAAAGGAAGCCTTTCTCTAACTGGTACTCTTGGAAATGTTATGAAGGAATCAGCTATGGTTGCTTTTACATATCTAAAAGCTAACTTTGATAAATTCAATGTTGAACCAACTGTTTTAGATAAAAAAGATATTCACCTTCACTTCCCAGAAGGAGCAACACCAAAAGATGGACCATCTGCTGGTACTGCTATCACAACAACTATTTTATCAGTGTTAACTGGTAGAAAAGTTAAGCAAACTTTTGCTATGACTGGTGAAATCACTATTACTGGTGAAGTTTTACCTGTTGGTGGAATCAAAGAGAAGGTAATTGGGGCTCATAGAGCTGGAATTAAAAATATAATCTTACCTGAGGACAATAAGGTAGATGTAGAGGAAATCCCAGAAGAAGTAATGAAAGATATTAAAATTTACTTTGCTTCAACTTATGACGATGTTGAAAAACTTGCCCTTGAAAAATAA
- the yihA gene encoding ribosome biogenesis GTP-binding protein YihA/YsxC, with translation MIVKQADFVKSAVFEKDYPEELSHIEFAFVGRSNVGKSSLINSITGRNKLAKTSKTPGRTQLINYFLINKEFFFVDLPGYGFAKVPKEMKKEWGLTMERYLASPRKKLVFVLLDIRRIPSGEDLDMLRWLDHYGTPFKIIFTKMDKVSNNEKFKALKDIRTKVDFHNDDVFFHSSLNNNGKEQVLEYIENCLKGEIE, from the coding sequence ATGATTGTAAAACAAGCAGATTTCGTAAAATCAGCTGTATTTGAAAAAGATTATCCTGAAGAGTTAAGCCATATAGAGTTTGCCTTTGTTGGAAGATCTAACGTTGGAAAATCATCTCTTATAAACAGTATCACAGGAAGAAATAAACTAGCTAAAACTAGTAAAACTCCAGGTAGAACACAGTTAATTAACTATTTCCTAATCAACAAAGAATTCTTCTTTGTTGATTTACCTGGATATGGATTCGCTAAGGTTCCTAAAGAGATGAAAAAAGAATGGGGATTAACAATGGAGAGATACCTTGCTAGCCCTAGAAAAAAACTTGTGTTTGTTCTTCTAGATATAAGAAGAATTCCAAGTGGAGAAGATTTAGATATGCTTAGATGGTTAGACCACTATGGAACACCATTTAAAATTATTTTTACTAAAATGGATAAAGTATCGAATAATGAGAAATTTAAAGCTTTAAAAGATATCAGAACAAAGGTTGATTTCCATAATGATGATGTTTTCTTCCACTCATCACTTAATAATAATGGAAAAGAACAAGTTTTAGAATATATTGAAAACTGTTTAAAGGGAGAAATTGAATAG
- a CDS encoding valine--tRNA ligase, translating into MNELATTYSPNEIEGKWYKYWEESKFFAATLDDNKANYSIVIPPPNVTGILHMGHILNNSIQDVLVRYKRMSGYNTLWMPGTDHAGIATQNRVERKLAENGLTKEDLGRDEFIKQVWEWKEQYGGAITNQLRRIGASLDWDRERFTMDEGLSESVKDIFIKLFNDGLIYQGEYMVNWCPRCGTALADDEVEHEEKAGSLWNIKYPVKGSDEFLIIATTRPETMLADVAIAVNPNDERYSHLVGKNVILPLVGREIPVIADEYVDMEFGTGALKITPAHDPNDFTLGQKFNLPIINMMTPEGKVSNDYPAYAGMDRFDARKKMVADLEEGGFLVKVESHSHNVGGCYRCNTVVEPRVSKQWFVKMKPLAEKALEVVRNGKVKLMPKRWEKVYYNWLENIRDWCISRQIWWGHRIPAWYGPDMHIFVAKTEEEAFAQAKAHYGHDVELTQETDVLDTWFSSALWPFSTLGWPDKTTELAKFYPTSTLVTGADILFFWVARMVMFGMYTMDDIPFENVYLHGIVRDEIGRKMSKSLGNSPDPLNLIEEYGADAIRFTMLYNTSQGQDVHFSEKLIEMGRNFANKIWNVSRFVLMNLEDFDMKSFDKSNVQLELVDEWIFSKLNKTSKDVADKLEKFQLDEAAKSLYEFLRGDFCDWYVELAKVRLYNKEESGIQSRQTAQYVLWTVLDAGLKLLHPFMPYITEEIWQKIKVDGETIMLSSYPVCDDSLVSDEKEKAFEYIQGLISSLRNIRAERGISPAKEAKVVIRTSNPVELETLKANELFITKLAKIEELTVGSDLATPEQSGFRVNGNSEVFMILTGLLDVESEIKKINEQLEKVKKDLDKANAKLSDERFTSKAPAHILDRERRIQQEFQDKYDKLMENLKNFQ; encoded by the coding sequence ATGAATGAATTAGCTACTACTTATTCCCCTAATGAAATTGAGGGAAAATGGTATAAATATTGGGAGGAGTCGAAGTTTTTTGCTGCTACTTTAGATGATAATAAAGCAAACTACTCTATCGTTATCCCACCTCCAAATGTAACTGGAATATTACATATGGGACATATTCTTAATAACAGTATCCAAGATGTACTTGTTAGATATAAAAGAATGAGTGGATACAACACTCTATGGATGCCTGGAACAGATCATGCTGGTATCGCGACTCAAAACAGAGTTGAAAGAAAATTAGCTGAAAACGGATTAACTAAAGAAGATTTAGGAAGAGACGAATTCATAAAACAAGTTTGGGAATGGAAAGAACAATATGGTGGAGCTATTACTAACCAATTAAGAAGAATTGGAGCTTCATTAGACTGGGATAGAGAAAGATTTACTATGGATGAAGGACTTTCTGAATCTGTAAAAGATATCTTTATCAAATTATTCAACGATGGATTAATCTATCAAGGTGAATATATGGTTAACTGGTGTCCAAGATGTGGAACAGCTCTTGCCGATGATGAAGTTGAGCATGAAGAAAAAGCTGGTTCTTTATGGAATATAAAATATCCTGTTAAAGGTTCTGACGAATTTTTAATAATTGCAACTACAAGACCTGAAACTATGCTTGCTGACGTTGCTATTGCTGTAAATCCTAACGATGAAAGATATTCACACCTTGTTGGTAAAAATGTAATTTTACCATTAGTTGGAAGAGAGATTCCTGTAATCGCTGATGAGTATGTTGATATGGAATTCGGTACGGGTGCTTTAAAAATAACTCCTGCACATGACCCTAATGATTTCACTTTAGGACAAAAATTCAACTTACCAATCATCAATATGATGACTCCTGAAGGTAAAGTTTCTAACGATTATCCTGCTTACGCTGGAATGGATAGATTCGATGCTAGAAAGAAAATGGTAGCTGATTTAGAAGAAGGTGGATTCTTAGTTAAAGTTGAATCTCACTCACACAATGTTGGTGGATGCTATAGATGTAACACTGTTGTAGAGCCTAGAGTATCTAAGCAATGGTTCGTTAAAATGAAACCTTTAGCTGAAAAGGCTTTAGAAGTTGTTAGAAACGGAAAAGTTAAACTTATGCCTAAGAGATGGGAAAAAGTTTACTACAACTGGTTAGAAAATATAAGAGACTGGTGTATCTCTAGACAAATCTGGTGGGGGCATAGAATTCCTGCTTGGTATGGTCCTGATATGCATATCTTCGTAGCTAAAACTGAAGAGGAGGCTTTTGCTCAAGCTAAAGCTCACTACGGACATGATGTTGAATTAACTCAAGAAACTGATGTTCTTGATACTTGGTTCTCATCTGCTCTATGGCCATTCTCAACTTTAGGTTGGCCTGATAAAACAACTGAATTAGCTAAATTCTACCCTACATCTACTCTAGTTACTGGAGCAGATATTCTGTTCTTCTGGGTTGCTAGAATGGTTATGTTTGGTATGTATACTATGGATGATATTCCATTTGAAAATGTTTACTTACACGGTATTGTAAGAGATGAGATTGGAAGAAAGATGTCTAAATCATTAGGGAACTCTCCTGATCCATTAAACTTAATTGAAGAGTATGGTGCTGATGCCATAAGATTTACTATGTTATATAATACTTCTCAGGGACAAGATGTTCACTTCTCTGAAAAATTAATTGAGATGGGAAGAAACTTCGCTAATAAAATTTGGAACGTTTCAAGATTCGTTCTAATGAACCTTGAAGATTTCGATATGAAATCATTTGATAAATCTAATGTTCAACTTGAATTAGTTGACGAATGGATTTTCTCTAAATTAAATAAAACTTCTAAAGATGTTGCAGATAAATTAGAAAAATTCCAATTAGATGAAGCTGCTAAATCATTATACGAATTCTTAAGAGGAGACTTCTGTGACTGGTATGTTGAGTTAGCTAAAGTTAGACTATACAACAAAGAAGAATCTGGAATTCAATCTAGACAAACTGCTCAATATGTTTTATGGACAGTTTTAGACGCTGGATTAAAACTTCTTCACCCATTCATGCCTTATATAACTGAAGAGATTTGGCAAAAAATAAAAGTAGATGGAGAGACTATTATGCTTTCTAGCTACCCTGTTTGTGACGACTCTTTAGTTAGTGACGAAAAAGAAAAAGCTTTTGAATATATTCAAGGTTTAATCTCTTCATTAAGAAATATAAGAGCTGAAAGAGGAATATCACCTGCTAAAGAAGCTAAAGTTGTTATTAGAACATCAAATCCTGTTGAATTAGAAACTTTAAAAGCAAATGAGTTATTCATAACTAAACTTGCTAAAATTGAAGAATTAACGGTTGGATCTGATTTAGCGACTCCTGAGCAAAGTGGATTTAGAGTTAATGGAAACTCTGAAGTATTTATGATCTTAACTGGTCTTTTAGACGTAGAGTCTGAAATTAAAAAAATAAATGAGCAACTTGAGAAAGTAAAAAAAGATTTAGATAAAGCTAATGCTAAACTTTCTGACGAAAGATTTACATCTAAAGCTCCGGCTCATATCTTAGATAGAGAGAGAAGAATTCAACAAGAATTCCAAGATAAGTATGATAAACTAATGGAAAACTTAAAAAACTTCCAATAA
- a CDS encoding LysR family transcriptional regulator, whose amino-acid sequence MDLHYLRIFYEVAKEKSFTKAANKLYINQSAVSIQVKKFEEILNSKLFDRSSKKIKLTYTGEALFKMAEEIFEKVKRAEKEMERIINLDKAKISIGATSVIGEPLLPLLMKDFISLHDEIEYDITISTKAWLLKLLKEGELDILLIDEEHITDPNLEVLTVGSVPYILVGTKNTQKLEAISKEPLISRKNIYNNEKAISYLEDKNHVCFNTKIPVLGNLGVIKGMVKEGIGNVILPYYAVYKEIQSDEFKVIRTIDEVTDSYQIVITKDKKNLAHIIKFINFVKNFKL is encoded by the coding sequence TTGGATTTACATTATCTTAGAATATTTTATGAAGTAGCCAAAGAAAAAAGTTTTACTAAAGCAGCTAATAAATTATACATAAATCAATCAGCGGTTTCAATTCAAGTTAAAAAATTTGAGGAAATTTTAAATTCTAAACTTTTTGATAGAAGTTCAAAGAAGATAAAATTAACTTATACTGGGGAAGCTCTTTTCAAAATGGCAGAGGAAATTTTTGAAAAAGTTAAAAGAGCTGAAAAAGAGATGGAAAGAATCATTAACTTAGATAAAGCTAAGATTTCAATCGGTGCTACATCTGTTATTGGTGAACCTTTACTTCCTCTTTTAATGAAAGATTTTATATCTTTACATGACGAGATAGAATACGATATTACAATATCTACTAAAGCTTGGCTTTTAAAGCTTTTAAAAGAGGGAGAACTGGATATTCTTTTAATTGATGAAGAACATATAACAGATCCTAATTTAGAAGTTTTAACTGTTGGTTCTGTTCCTTATATTCTTGTAGGAACAAAGAATACACAAAAATTAGAAGCTATATCTAAAGAACCTTTAATATCTAGAAAAAATATTTATAATAATGAAAAAGCTATCAGCTATCTAGAGGATAAAAACCATGTTTGTTTCAACACTAAAATTCCTGTACTAGGAAATTTAGGAGTTATTAAAGGGATGGTAAAAGAAGGGATTGGAAACGTTATTCTGCCTTATTATGCTGTTTATAAAGAGATACAAAGCGATGAATTTAAAGTTATTAGAACTATCGATGAAGTTACTGATTCTTATCAAATAGTTATAACAAAAGATAAGAAAAATTTAGCACACATCATTAAATTTATCAATTTCGTTAAAAATTTTAAACTTTAA
- the gmhA gene encoding D-sedoheptulose 7-phosphate isomerase — translation MNLLDSYKITADLLEKFIKEEAEKKETEKVAKDLASIFENGNKVLICGNGGSNCDALHFAEEFTGRFRKDRRALPAISLSDSSHITCVGNDYGFDYIFSRGVEAYGKEGDMFIGISTSGNSANVIKAVEAAKKMGLKTTVLLGKDGGKLKGMCDYEFIIPGETSDRIQEIHMMILHIIIEGVEKIMFPENY, via the coding sequence ATGAACTTATTAGATTCGTACAAAATAACTGCTGATCTTTTAGAAAAATTTATAAAAGAGGAAGCTGAAAAAAAAGAAACTGAAAAAGTTGCGAAAGATCTTGCATCTATCTTTGAAAATGGAAACAAAGTACTAATCTGTGGAAACGGAGGAAGTAACTGTGATGCTCTACACTTTGCAGAAGAGTTTACAGGAAGATTTAGAAAAGATAGAAGAGCTTTACCTGCAATATCATTATCAGATTCATCACATATAACTTGTGTTGGAAATGATTATGGATTTGATTACATCTTCTCTAGAGGTGTTGAAGCTTACGGTAAAGAGGGAGATATGTTTATTGGTATCTCTACAAGTGGGAACTCTGCTAATGTTATAAAAGCTGTTGAAGCAGCTAAAAAAATGGGACTAAAAACTACTGTACTTCTTGGAAAAGATGGAGGAAAACTTAAAGGAATGTGTGATTATGAGTTCATCATTCCTGGAGAAACTTCTGATAGAATCCAAGAAATACACATGATGATATTACATATTATTATTGAAGGTGTAGAAAAAATAATGTTCCCAGAAAATTATTAA
- a CDS encoding endonuclease/exonuclease/phosphatase family protein gives MLKKIFLFFIISILTFSSDSNSKTEAYIASFNTLRLGKGEKDYTHLAKSIEPFDIIGLVEVMNKKGLYKLISEVEKISNSKWGYEISPYPVGTAEYKEYYAFLYKKNKVQFIKSEGFYPDTNDDFIREPYGATFKINNFDFTYVLIHSIYGKKVSQRQFEANKIIEIYNYFQNLDPVENDILIGGDFNLAANDSAFENLLNHKDNIIYSLDPSIKTTIGTKGFANSYDNIFLSKKFTTEFKGKSGALDITRDDYIKTRKEVSDHLPIFIIVDTDIDDD, from the coding sequence ATGTTAAAGAAAATTTTTTTATTTTTTATTATATCCATTTTAACTTTTTCAAGCGACTCAAACTCAAAAACAGAAGCTTATATTGCTTCTTTTAATACTCTAAGACTTGGAAAAGGAGAAAAAGACTACACGCATCTTGCCAAATCTATTGAACCATTCGATATCATTGGATTGGTTGAAGTTATGAATAAAAAAGGACTTTATAAATTAATATCTGAGGTTGAAAAAATAAGTAATTCAAAATGGGGGTATGAAATCTCTCCATATCCTGTTGGAACTGCAGAGTACAAAGAGTACTACGCTTTTTTATATAAAAAAAATAAAGTTCAATTTATAAAAAGTGAAGGGTTTTATCCAGATACAAATGATGATTTTATACGTGAACCATATGGTGCAACTTTTAAAATTAATAATTTTGATTTTACATATGTCTTAATACACTCTATCTATGGTAAGAAAGTTTCACAAAGACAATTTGAAGCCAATAAAATCATAGAGATTTACAACTATTTTCAAAATTTGGATCCTGTAGAAAACGATATTTTGATAGGTGGTGACTTCAATTTAGCTGCTAATGATTCAGCCTTTGAAAATCTTTTAAATCATAAAGATAATATCATCTACTCTTTAGATCCCTCAATTAAAACAACAATTGGAACTAAAGGTTTTGCAAACTCTTATGACAATATCTTTCTTTCTAAAAAATTCACCACTGAATTTAAAGGAAAAAGTGGTGCTCTAGATATTACTAGAGATGATTATATTAAAACTAGAAAGGAGGTCTCTGATCATCTACCTATTTTTATAATAGTAGATACAGATATTGATGATGACTAA
- a CDS encoding thiamine diphosphokinase produces MTKAFIFLNGEFSNSPDFYKSLNIDEKHLYCADGGSKKAIQLGLSPKEVWGDFDSLESEDFEYLKTQDIILNIFNKDKDFTDGELLISYVSSLKYNEIIVIGGFGGRIDHTLTNINLIFKYPKLKFVSEIEELFFVPQSFEIENKIGKTISFIPFSDKVTALTLKGFKYSLDKHTLNRGDSTCLSNIITQNKAFISYSEGKLLGSLSLD; encoded by the coding sequence ATGACTAAAGCATTTATCTTTTTAAATGGTGAGTTTTCAAACTCACCTGATTTTTATAAATCTTTAAATATAGATGAAAAACATCTCTATTGTGCTGATGGAGGAAGTAAAAAAGCAATTCAACTTGGATTGAGCCCTAAAGAAGTTTGGGGAGATTTTGATTCTCTTGAAAGTGAAGACTTTGAATATTTAAAAACTCAAGATATTATTTTAAATATTTTTAATAAGGATAAAGATTTCACCGATGGAGAACTTCTTATCTCATACGTTTCATCTTTAAAATATAATGAAATTATTGTTATCGGTGGATTTGGAGGAAGAATAGATCATACTTTAACAAATATAAATCTTATTTTTAAATATCCAAAACTTAAATTTGTTAGTGAAATAGAAGAATTATTTTTTGTACCACAAAGTTTTGAAATTGAAAATAAAATCGGAAAAACTATATCATTCATTCCTTTCTCAGATAAAGTTACAGCTTTAACTTTAAAAGGATTTAAGTACTCTTTAGATAAACATACACTAAACAGAGGTGACTCAACATGTTTAAGTAACATTATTACTCAAAACAAAGCTTTTATCTCTTATTCCGAAGGAAAACTTTTAGGAAGTTTAAGTTTAGATTGA